In the Tamandua tetradactyla isolate mTamTet1 chromosome 8, mTamTet1.pri, whole genome shotgun sequence genome, tccttctatccttccttccttctctctgtctttccttaaaaaaaaaaaaaaaaaaaaaaaaaaaaaaaaaaaaaaactaatgttaccagtttttccttctttagaTTTCATGTGAGCACAATGTtacaaagtataaaattaaacagttttgatATTTAGACCCATAGTCTTTTGACTTGGAAATGGCTTAATGTGATGTTAAGGTTCATAGATAAGATTTATTACAGGAGGCCCTTTACTTCAGAGGAGAATTAGTACCATGAGAAGGCAACTTAAAGGGTATGTACCAAGAATGGGGACCAACATTTCATAGCAAGTAGTGAAGAGGTTTGACTGCAACTTCACTTGAAAAACAGaactaaaaaaattaaggaaaatatatttttgttttctgttttgcaaAACTTTGGCTGTAATTGCATCTGTGTACCAACTTGCAGAATGAACAAAAAATTACTTTAATGTTAGTTTAGAAGGGACTTTAATTTTTCTGTCAAAGCCATATAATAACACAATAGGACATCCTTCTCTTGATGTTTGGCTTGCATGGTAGGAATATAAAGAACACCCTTTTTGCACAAATAATTAGgtgtttcattgatttctcaaggacttttctcaatcctttgatactCAGACCATGCTCTTTTGAAGTGCCTTGGGGCATCATCATCTCAGTCAACATTCTCATCTTTTATGAACTCTTCTAATGGCCAGATTCTCAGCAATGAGTGGTTTTACTTGTGATACAAGTTCTCCTACAGACAAGAGAGTGGGTGGCGATGATGCTAGTgttaagcagaataaaatatttaatagggATTGGTTTTATAAGTGAACAGTACATGAGTGGATGTGTTTGTTAAAGCAATTTCTGCCGCTTTCTATTACGTTTTCTCTGTGGCAAGCCTAATAATTCTAATGGAATACTCAGAAGACTTTACTAGTTGGTCATTTAACAACATCATAAAATTGTCTCTCCCACTTTTGATAACTCTGCCCAAGAAGCTAAAGCCTGTTCATAAAGTACTTATGGAATTCTCTTTAGGTATCTGAGGCAATTCTTtagtaaatatatgtaaataatttatGAGGTTTTGgagattttttaattgagaaaaatttcaatattttggaaatacaGATGCTGTAAGGATGTTTCTCcaccaaaaaaaatattttcttttgtatattcaGAGTACTATGTAAAATGATTAATTCTGCTTCACAATGCATATGTGAGTTCAGtatgaaataaaacacaaagaaatgaaaaacttgcccaaagtcacagaaaGAGTCAGTGTTGGACTAGTAGTGGGACCTACAAGTTCAgatcctttttcctttccagacCATCAAAAGTGCACAGTCTCCCTCTGATTATATCAGAGGTATCTATTTAGCATTTGGTTTGGGAGAGCTCTTATTTCATGTTTGAGTGAGCTATGTGCACCAAGAGTCATTtaccagaatggaaatgagaaataaCGTTTTCTTACCTTACTTAGTGAGTTGCTATTGTTATGTGTATTTTGTAGCCTGTGGCATTCATACTTTGGTGTTTATATCCATATTTGCCAGGCGATTCCAAGCTGTTCCGACCCAGAAGACCCAGGTCTAGCAGTGATGCACTATCTGCCTCTTTTAATGGAGAAATGCTGGGGAACCGCTGTAATTCCTATGATAACTTGCCCCATGATAATGAAAGTGAGGAGGAAGTCGGGCTGCTCCACATTCCAGCCCTTATGTCTCCTCATTCTGCTGAGGACGTTGACTTGAGTCCACCAGACATTGGAGTAGCCAGCCTGGATTTTGATCCAATGTCATTTCAATGTAGTCCTCCCAAAGCCGAATCAGAATGTCTGGAGAGTGGTGCTTCCTTTTTGGATTCATTGGGGTATTCCAAGGATAAACCAAATACTAAGAAGGATGCAGAAGCAGGTGGTAGCCAATCACAGACTCCAGGCAGCACTGCAAGCTCTGAGCCTGTCTCTCCTCTTCATGAAAAACTGAGTCCATTCTTTACCTTAGACTTGAGCCCAACTGAAGATAAATCATCTAAGCCATCCTCATTCACGGAAAAGGTTGTctatgctttctctccaaagttaGGACGGAAATTAAGCAAATCACCTTCCATGAACATATCTGAGCCAATTTCAGTGACCCTTCCCACTCGAGTGTCAGAAGCCATCGGTACAGCCTCAAATACAGCAGCTCAGAATGCACCTTCTCCAACCCGAAACAAAAGCATTGAAGAGAATGAAGTGACAAACAGATCCCCCACCCAGATAGTAAAGATGAAAACTAATGAGAGAGAGGCCCAGGAAGGATGTAAGTCGGCAGCCCAGCCCCTGGACCAGGTGGCTACTGAGGAAGTAGAATTGCCAGGGACAGAGGAGCAGCCCATCACAAGCAGTCAGAGTAAGGCCATACCTGCTGGACAGACTCAGACAGGTACCATTTGTTTTCCTCCATTCTTTCTTTAAGTTGAGAGGGATCTTCAATCGTGTGTGCCATCTGTGCCTTATAAGAGAGAATTGTGCTCCACATCTAGCCTTTAatcaaagaaaatgcttttctggGTGGTGCTGGTGGCTCAAAGCCCTAAATTAAAACCAATCACACACAAATCCCCAAAAGAGCCAGTGTCCTACTTCAGAACTTCATAAAGTCCTTTATGTCTTTGGACAGTCAGAATCCATGGATAATTTTTGCACAACTTCGTAGctcttgattctgttttctcttctaataAAATACCTATATTATAGCCTTACAAGTTAACAAGCCAGCCTACACCATCAAATGTAAGCAACTATTCTTAATACAATCTGCAAGCATTTGGAGCTTGTTTTCTAAAGTCTTTTCTGAGCCAGGTGAGGGACCTgctttttttccatctgtatgGCAATTCAAGAGGAAATTGAAACCTGTAACCactgtttgttttagttttccttctgAACCAGATGTGTTTTCTACAGCATTTGCATGTGGGATAGAAGATCATGGATTGCCATTTTGAAATATGGAAAgcacctattttttttaatgatcaaatGGGGAATGTTTGGCTTTCCGTATAAGATAACATAAGCTACCTACCTTttcactctcattttttttcccaatttcccACTAGGAGCAGTTACCTATGACCCCCCTCAGGATTCCGTTCCTGTCAGTTCAGTCTCTCTAATCCCACCACCACCGCCTCCGAAAAATGCTGCCCGCATGTTGGCGCTAGCATTAGCAGAGTCTGCACAGCAAGCTTCAACTCAGACATTGAAGAGACCAGGGAATTCTCAGGCTGGTTATACAAGTTATGGAGACGTAACAGTGGCCTCAACTGAAGATCAACTGCCCAATTCCTACTCTAGTTTTACTCTAGATAAGGCCCCTTTCCAAACTGATATGCCCGCAGAGCCGTTCCACCTCCAGAACAGTGCGTCTGGCAACTGTGACCAGCCTATACCAGACTCATCAGCCGTGGGGGGCCATACTCATTCCAGTGCAACTCAACTTGGGACACAGTCCCATCCCATAGACCTACCAGGGCATCAGCCACATCCAGCCTTTTTGTCTGGggacccagaaaaggccatagtCACTTTAATTCCCTTAACAGACCCGGAGAAGCCCAGTGACCACCTCTGTTTCCCTGAACACCCATATGGGAAGACCAGCATGCCGGCCGTCTCCTTTGGGGGCCAGGACCAATGTCACCCTCTCCACAGCGGGGAGAGGCCTCTTCCTCAAACTGGTGCCCGCACGGATAAGCCCCATCTCCCTTCAGAACTTGCAGACAAATCTTCCCCTCCTCCTAACTTGCCTAGGGACACAATCTATCCTCCTTCTGGGTCCCCAGAAGAAAATACCAGCACAGCCACAATAGCCTACATGACAACTCTTCCAGCAACAGCTGAAGTAAGCTCCGAGGACGCCAACTGGGATGTGGCTGAACAGCCCAGCGCAGCTGCCTTCGCTGTAGCCACCCTTCAGCGCGCTCCTAGAACTACCCGtcccctccctccacctcctTCCCAGAGGCCTGAGGAGCAGCTCCCAGCCATGGGACAGGGACACACAGCAGCCAGCAGAGGAGGAACTAGTTTCCATAAGGTAAGAAGGGGAGGAAGTCAGGTGAAGTAAATATACTTTTTCCAAAGGTATGTCACTTTTCTACAAGGAGTTTTCTTATCTTTGGTCACATAAGACATTTACTTTTAAACCTTGTGGCAGATTTCTGTGAGCCATTTCCCTTCTGAGGTTGAAATCTGCCTTTCTCTTGATGTTGATGTTTCTTTGAGAAAGGAGCAGTTACTTATTGACTGCATTTTAACCAAACCtacctgctatttttttttcttcctaaaactTCTAGGCTGTTTCTTCTTAGTAGTACAAAGGGATCATGATCAAATGAGTTGAATTGGACTTTAGCGGTCAGGGTCGCAgggccttttttatttcttttttaactccaTCACTGATTcattgtgactttgggcaagtcctTTAATCACCTTCTGCCAGTTATTCACAGCTACACAATGAGAATGCTTCCTTCTTAAGACATGCAAGACTGTTTGCCTTGCAGACTCTTCAGAGGTATGAGTGTCTTAggatgttttgttattttctccACGTTAATCAGCAGATCATTCCATAGTCAAGCACCTGCTTTGATGAGAGAATGAATGTTTTATTCAGAATGCTAaggtttcttctttattttcttatttaaagtgCCGCACATTTCTTGAAGTCACCTTGAATTTGGATTTCTAGTCCCTGGAGAAAGATGTTACTTCTAGCCCTTCCTCTCACAGATTGCACATTTACAGTGTCCCTCTGAGGTTTCCATATTGGTATGAGGCTAGTTTGGGCCTCAGGTGTGCATCTTACTGTCTTTATATCCCCAGCCTGCTGCCAAGGGCACTTTGCCCTCTGTTGGAACAAGTACAGCAGGCTCAGTGCCCCTTCCCTGGAAGACTTTCCTTATCTGCTGGGGAGAGCCCACCCCCCTCTCACACTGACCACCATCATCACACGAACTCCTGTCTGTAGGGAACGGGGTCCTATGGCCAGTCCACAGATGTGCCCAGGTGAAAGATATCACACTCGTAACTTCAGGCCATTGATTAGTATTAGCTCAAGCCAGGACAATTAGGAGATGCTTCCAGTTGCTTCTTAATCACTttaacatcatgatcatttctgaatTTTGCCTGTCATTACAAAGAGGCTCTTCTTGTGACATCAGGGCCTGGTAGCCTTCTCCTTTTATGTGGACCATTTGATCCAGTCCAGTTGAATCTGTGCCCTCTCCACCGAGCCCCCTCCCTCCTACACACCTTGCTTTTCTCCCTGTTTTGTGCTTTTGAGATGCTCTTCCTTATCTCTGGAAAcctctcccctgccccttcccacaGACCAGAATGGAATAGGAGATCAGAAAATGTATTAACCTCTGATTTGAATGCCACCTTAAACAAGTCACTTTCTTACCCTTCCCTGAATAGGGAAGTGTGTGTAACTGTGAATCACTTCAGAAATCTCCCCAGATAGAGTAAATGcctttttatttaacaaaatggtggtggtgatgatactGAGCTAGACAGGTAGACTGGACATATATTTTTAAGCTTGATAATGTTATTTGACCAAACTTCTTTTTTGACCCACACTCTCAGACAATGTCTTTTGGCAATCTCATTTCACATGGAAAGCCTTCCATCAGTTAGAAAACTTTGAATAGTTCTTCAGAGATGAGACTGCTGCCCTGAGTGGTaacacaagcagtggagacaggtGGGCTTCCACCAGTCTGGTCTGAATATGGCTTTGGAACTTTCCATCTGCTACCCAAATAGCGTCAGCCTGTGGGGTACAACTTTCGTAGTGTTTGAGTCCATAGAGGGAAGCATAAAAACAAATAGTTCCATAATATTATTATCTTTCACTAGGTCCACGGATTAGTTCCAGCTCCAGAGAAGCCGCCTGGACCTAGATCCGATGACGAGCCTGTGGCTGTCTTTGACAGGGATGATAACGCAGTTCCTCTGTGTTCCATCTCCACCACCTCTTTCCACCCGGGCCTTCCGGAAAAGGTCCGTGAGGGCAGTCGGGCCCCACTGCTACACCTGCGAGCTGAGTCTATGCCCTCATATGCTTCCTGCAGCTTCTCCACTCCAGTCCCCCCAACCAGGGTGCTGGAGAGCAAGGTTGCTGCTGCCATGCACCCCAACAGCACAGATGCTACCGGCACTTCAAATTATCATTCCTTTGTCACTGCTTCGTCAGCCTCTGTGGACGATGTTTTCCCTTTACCACTGTCTGTCTCACAACCAAAGCATGCTTCTCAGAAAACACCATACTCCTCCTTTGCTAGGCCCGATGTCACCACTGAGCCCTTTGTTCCAGAAAACTGTTTGCATTTCAACATGATTCCAAACTGCCAGTACCGTCCACAGAGTGTACCTCCACACCACAATAAATTGGAGCAGCACCAAATCTGTGGCTCCAGATCAGAGCCACCAGCCTCCACAGGCCCTCGTTATAATACGTACGTGGCCCCAGGAAGAAGTGCATCTGGGTACCACTCCAAGCCATGCAGCCGCATTGAGTATGGATCGTCTATGAGCTCTTCTGTTAGGAACACTTGTTACCCTGAAGATATCCCCCCATACCCTACCATCCGGAGGGTACAGTCTCTCCATGTCCCCCCATCATCCATGATCCGCTCTGTTCCCATTTCACGGACAGAAGTCCCCCCAGATGATGAGCCAGCCTACTGCCCCAGACCCTTGTACCAGTATAAGCCATATCAGTCCCCCCAGGCCCGCTCAGATTATCATGTGACTCAGCTTCAGCCTTACTTTGAGAATGGTCGGGTCCACTACCGCTACAGCCCCTATTCCAGTTCTTCTAGTTCCTGCTACAGTCCAGATGCAGCCCTGTGTGACATGGATGCCTATGGCACAGTTCAGTTGAGGCCCCTTCACCGCCTGCCCAATCGTGATTTTGCTTTGTACAACCCTCGGTTACAAGGAAAGAACTTGTATAGCTATCCTGGTTTGCCTCCCCGTCCCCGAGCCAATGTGATTGGCTATTTCTCTGGTAATGACCATAATGTAGTCAGCACGCCTCCAAATGCTGAAGTAAAGCACACTCACACCTCGTGGGATCtggaggatatggaaaaatatcGCATGCAGTCCATCCGGCGGGAGAGCCGTGCTCGTCAGAAGATGAAGGGGCCTGTTATGTCCCAGTATGATAACATGACTCCAGCCGTGCCAGACGAGTTGGGTGGAATCTATGTCATCCACTTACGCAGTAAATCAGATCCTGGGAAAACTGGACTTCTCTCTGTggcagaaggaaaggaggggcggCATGCTGCCAAGGCTGTCAGCTCTGAGGGAGATGACCGCTTCTATAGGAAGCATCTGGAGCCAGAGTTAGATAGAGCTCACCACCACGGAGGCTATGGCAATGGACAGTCAGAGAAGCCATCCCTCCCTCAGAAGCAGAGTAGCCTGCGGAACAGAAAGAGGCATGACATGGGCTGTGGTCTCCCTGAGCACAGGGCACCTCAGGAAGTAAGCCATAGGCAACTGTGTGAGTCTAAAAATGGGCCGCCTTATCCCCAGGGAGCTGGCCCGGTAGAGTATGGGTCCAAAGGGATTCCAGACATGTTGGAGCCTGTCAACTACCTGAActctggagggaaatacctggcAACTGGGCAGGAGTCTCTAAGACTGAATCACAAAGAAGTAAGGCTCCCCAAAGAGCTGGAGCGGTCTCGGGCACGGCAGCCTCCAGCCCCAGAGAGACACTCCAGAG is a window encoding:
- the ARHGAP32 gene encoding rho GTPase-activating protein 32 isoform X1 → METESESNTSGDDSIFGLDSEVVTQVTDSEEGKGEETKFRKMKSSVHSEEDDFVPELHRNVHPRERPDWEETLSAMARGADVPEIPGDLTLKTCSSTASMKVKHVKKSTNPGLMGCDNIHRLPFTKGHFPKMAECAHFHYENVEFGSIQLSLSEEQNEVMKNGCESKELVYLVQIACQGKSWIVKRSYEDFRVLDKHLHLCIYDRRFSQLSELPRSDALKESPESVTQMLMAYLSRLSAIAGNKINCGPALTWMEIDNKGNHLLVHEESSINTPAVGAAHVIKRYTARAPDELTLEVGDIVSVIDMPPKVLSTWWRGKHGFQVGLFPGHCVELINQKVPQSVTNSVPKPVSKKHGKLITFLRTFMKSRPSKQKLKQRGILKERVFGCDLGEHLLNSGFEVPQVLQSCTAFIERYGIVDGIYRLSGVASNIQRLRHEFDSEHVPDLTKEPYVQDIHSVGSLCKLYFRELPNPLLTYQLYEKFSEAVSAATDEERLIKIHDVIQQLPPPHYRTLEFLMRHLSLLADYCSITNMHAKNLAIVWAPNLLRSKQIESACFSGTAAFMEVRIQSVVVEFILNHVDVLFSGKISAVIQEGAASLSRPKSLLVSSPSTKLLTLEEAQARTQAQVNSPIVTENKYIEVGEGPAALQGKFHTIIEFPLERKRPQNKMKKSPVGSWRSFFNLGKSSSVAKRKLQRNESEPSEMKALALNGGRAEGTLRSAKSEESLTSLHAVDGDSKLFRPRRPRSSSDALSASFNGEMLGNRCNSYDNLPHDNESEEEVGLLHIPALMSPHSAEDVDLSPPDIGVASLDFDPMSFQCSPPKAESECLESGASFLDSLGYSKDKPNTKKDAEAGGSQSQTPGSTASSEPVSPLHEKLSPFFTLDLSPTEDKSSKPSSFTEKVVYAFSPKLGRKLSKSPSMNISEPISVTLPTRVSEAIGTASNTAAQNAPSPTRNKSIEENEVTNRSPTQIVKMKTNEREAQEGCKSAAQPLDQVATEEVELPGTEEQPITSSQSKAIPAGQTQTGAVTYDPPQDSVPVSSVSLIPPPPPPKNAARMLALALAESAQQASTQTLKRPGNSQAGYTSYGDVTVASTEDQLPNSYSSFTLDKAPFQTDMPAEPFHLQNSASGNCDQPIPDSSAVGGHTHSSATQLGTQSHPIDLPGHQPHPAFLSGDPEKAIVTLIPLTDPEKPSDHLCFPEHPYGKTSMPAVSFGGQDQCHPLHSGERPLPQTGARTDKPHLPSELADKSSPPPNLPRDTIYPPSGSPEENTSTATIAYMTTLPATAEVSSEDANWDVAEQPSAAAFAVATLQRAPRTTRPLPPPPSQRPEEQLPAMGQGHTAASRGGTSFHKVHGLVPAPEKPPGPRSDDEPVAVFDRDDNAVPLCSISTTSFHPGLPEKVREGSRAPLLHLRAESMPSYASCSFSTPVPPTRVLESKVAAAMHPNSTDATGTSNYHSFVTASSASVDDVFPLPLSVSQPKHASQKTPYSSFARPDVTTEPFVPENCLHFNMIPNCQYRPQSVPPHHNKLEQHQICGSRSEPPASTGPRYNTYVAPGRSASGYHSKPCSRIEYGSSMSSSVRNTCYPEDIPPYPTIRRVQSLHVPPSSMIRSVPISRTEVPPDDEPAYCPRPLYQYKPYQSPQARSDYHVTQLQPYFENGRVHYRYSPYSSSSSSCYSPDAALCDMDAYGTVQLRPLHRLPNRDFALYNPRLQGKNLYSYPGLPPRPRANVIGYFSGNDHNVVSTPPNAEVKHTHTSWDLEDMEKYRMQSIRRESRARQKMKGPVMSQYDNMTPAVPDELGGIYVIHLRSKSDPGKTGLLSVAEGKEGRHAAKAVSSEGDDRFYRKHLEPELDRAHHHGGYGNGQSEKPSLPQKQSSLRNRKRHDMGCGLPEHRAPQEVSHRQLCESKNGPPYPQGAGPVEYGSKGIPDMLEPVNYLNSGGKYLATGQESLRLNHKEVRLPKELERSRARQPPAPERHSRDCYQEEEHLTQSAVPPPKPERSHSLKLHHTQSMERDPSVLPQYHTHGRRQGTLTVLSQYDNLEDYHSLPQHQRGGFGGGGMGTHVPPGFAHPQSRTYATALGQGAFLPTELSLQHPETQIHAE
- the ARHGAP32 gene encoding rho GTPase-activating protein 32 isoform X3, giving the protein MKSSVHSEEDDFVPELHRNVHPRERPDWEETLSAMARGADVPEIPGDLTLKTCSSTASMKVKHVKKSTNPGLMGCDNIHRLPFTKGHFPKMAECAHFHYENVEFGSIQLSLSEEQNEVMKNGCESKELVYLVQIACQGKSWIVKRSYEDFRVLDKHLHLCIYDRRFSQLSELPRSDALKESPESVTQMLMAYLSRLSAIAGNKINCGPALTWMEIDNKGNHLLVHEESSINTPAVGAAHVIKRYTARAPDELTLEVGDIVSVIDMPPKVLSTWWRGKHGFQVGLFPGHCVELINQKVPQSVTNSVPKPVSKKHGKLITFLRTFMKSRPSKQKLKQRGILKERVFGCDLGEHLLNSGFEVPQVLQSCTAFIERYGIVDGIYRLSGVASNIQRLRHEFDSEHVPDLTKEPYVQDIHSVGSLCKLYFRELPNPLLTYQLYEKFSEAVSAATDEERLIKIHDVIQQLPPPHYRTLEFLMRHLSLLADYCSITNMHAKNLAIVWAPNLLRSKQIESACFSGTAAFMEVRIQSVVVEFILNHVDVLFSGKISAVIQEGAASLSRPKSLLVSSPSTKLLTLEEAQARTQAQVNSPIVTENKYIEVGEGPAALQGKFHTIIEFPLERKRPQNKMKKSPVGSWRSFFNLGKSSSVAKRKLQRNESEPSEMKALALNGGRAEGTLRSAKSEESLTSLHAVDGDSKLFRPRRPRSSSDALSASFNGEMLGNRCNSYDNLPHDNESEEEVGLLHIPALMSPHSAEDVDLSPPDIGVASLDFDPMSFQCSPPKAESECLESGASFLDSLGYSKDKPNTKKDAEAGGSQSQTPGSTASSEPVSPLHEKLSPFFTLDLSPTEDKSSKPSSFTEKVVYAFSPKLGRKLSKSPSMNISEPISVTLPTRVSEAIGTASNTAAQNAPSPTRNKSIEENEVTNRSPTQIVKMKTNEREAQEGCKSAAQPLDQVATEEVELPGTEEQPITSSQSKAIPAGQTQTGAVTYDPPQDSVPVSSVSLIPPPPPPKNAARMLALALAESAQQASTQTLKRPGNSQAGYTSYGDVTVASTEDQLPNSYSSFTLDKAPFQTDMPAEPFHLQNSASGNCDQPIPDSSAVGGHTHSSATQLGTQSHPIDLPGHQPHPAFLSGDPEKAIVTLIPLTDPEKPSDHLCFPEHPYGKTSMPAVSFGGQDQCHPLHSGERPLPQTGARTDKPHLPSELADKSSPPPNLPRDTIYPPSGSPEENTSTATIAYMTTLPATAEVSSEDANWDVAEQPSAAAFAVATLQRAPRTTRPLPPPPSQRPEEQLPAMGQGHTAASRGGTSFHKVHGLVPAPEKPPGPRSDDEPVAVFDRDDNAVPLCSISTTSFHPGLPEKVREGSRAPLLHLRAESMPSYASCSFSTPVPPTRVLESKVAAAMHPNSTDATGTSNYHSFVTASSASVDDVFPLPLSVSQPKHASQKTPYSSFARPDVTTEPFVPENCLHFNMIPNCQYRPQSVPPHHNKLEQHQICGSRSEPPASTGPRYNTYVAPGRSASGYHSKPCSRIEYGSSMSSSVRNTCYPEDIPPYPTIRRVQSLHVPPSSMIRSVPISRTEVPPDDEPAYCPRPLYQYKPYQSPQARSDYHVTQLQPYFENGRVHYRYSPYSSSSSSCYSPDAALCDMDAYGTVQLRPLHRLPNRDFALYNPRLQGKNLYSYPGLPPRPRANVIGYFSGNDHNVVSTPPNAEVKHTHTSWDLEDMEKYRMQSIRRESRARQKMKGPVMSQYDNMTPAVPDELGGIYVIHLRSKSDPGKTGLLSVAEGKEGRHAAKAVSSEGDDRFYRKHLEPELDRAHHHGGYGNGQSEKPSLPQKQSSLRNRKRHDMGCGLPEHRAPQEVSHRQLCESKNGPPYPQGAGPVEYGSKGIPDMLEPVNYLNSGGKYLATGQESLRLNHKEVRLPKELERSRARQPPAPERHSRDCYQEEEHLTQSAVPPPKPERSHSLKLHHTQSMERDPSVLPQYHTHGRRQGTLTVLSQYDNLEDYHSLPQHQRGGFGGGGMGTHVPPGFAHPQSRTYATALGQGAFLPTELSLQHPETQIHAE
- the ARHGAP32 gene encoding rho GTPase-activating protein 32 isoform X2 is translated as METESESNTSGDDSIFGLDSEVVTQVTDSEEGKGEETKFRKMKSSVHSEEDDFVPELHRNVHPRERPDWEETLSAMARGADVPEIPGDLTLKTCSSTASMKVKHVKKLPFTKGHFPKMAECAHFHYENVEFGSIQLSLSEEQNEVMKNGCESKELVYLVQIACQGKSWIVKRSYEDFRVLDKHLHLCIYDRRFSQLSELPRSDALKESPESVTQMLMAYLSRLSAIAGNKINCGPALTWMEIDNKGNHLLVHEESSINTPAVGAAHVIKRYTARAPDELTLEVGDIVSVIDMPPKVLSTWWRGKHGFQVGLFPGHCVELINQKVPQSVTNSVPKPVSKKHGKLITFLRTFMKSRPSKQKLKQRGILKERVFGCDLGEHLLNSGFEVPQVLQSCTAFIERYGIVDGIYRLSGVASNIQRLRHEFDSEHVPDLTKEPYVQDIHSVGSLCKLYFRELPNPLLTYQLYEKFSEAVSAATDEERLIKIHDVIQQLPPPHYRTLEFLMRHLSLLADYCSITNMHAKNLAIVWAPNLLRSKQIESACFSGTAAFMEVRIQSVVVEFILNHVDVLFSGKISAVIQEGAASLSRPKSLLVSSPSTKLLTLEEAQARTQAQVNSPIVTENKYIEVGEGPAALQGKFHTIIEFPLERKRPQNKMKKSPVGSWRSFFNLGKSSSVAKRKLQRNESEPSEMKALALNGGRAEGTLRSAKSEESLTSLHAVDGDSKLFRPRRPRSSSDALSASFNGEMLGNRCNSYDNLPHDNESEEEVGLLHIPALMSPHSAEDVDLSPPDIGVASLDFDPMSFQCSPPKAESECLESGASFLDSLGYSKDKPNTKKDAEAGGSQSQTPGSTASSEPVSPLHEKLSPFFTLDLSPTEDKSSKPSSFTEKVVYAFSPKLGRKLSKSPSMNISEPISVTLPTRVSEAIGTASNTAAQNAPSPTRNKSIEENEVTNRSPTQIVKMKTNEREAQEGCKSAAQPLDQVATEEVELPGTEEQPITSSQSKAIPAGQTQTGAVTYDPPQDSVPVSSVSLIPPPPPPKNAARMLALALAESAQQASTQTLKRPGNSQAGYTSYGDVTVASTEDQLPNSYSSFTLDKAPFQTDMPAEPFHLQNSASGNCDQPIPDSSAVGGHTHSSATQLGTQSHPIDLPGHQPHPAFLSGDPEKAIVTLIPLTDPEKPSDHLCFPEHPYGKTSMPAVSFGGQDQCHPLHSGERPLPQTGARTDKPHLPSELADKSSPPPNLPRDTIYPPSGSPEENTSTATIAYMTTLPATAEVSSEDANWDVAEQPSAAAFAVATLQRAPRTTRPLPPPPSQRPEEQLPAMGQGHTAASRGGTSFHKVHGLVPAPEKPPGPRSDDEPVAVFDRDDNAVPLCSISTTSFHPGLPEKVREGSRAPLLHLRAESMPSYASCSFSTPVPPTRVLESKVAAAMHPNSTDATGTSNYHSFVTASSASVDDVFPLPLSVSQPKHASQKTPYSSFARPDVTTEPFVPENCLHFNMIPNCQYRPQSVPPHHNKLEQHQICGSRSEPPASTGPRYNTYVAPGRSASGYHSKPCSRIEYGSSMSSSVRNTCYPEDIPPYPTIRRVQSLHVPPSSMIRSVPISRTEVPPDDEPAYCPRPLYQYKPYQSPQARSDYHVTQLQPYFENGRVHYRYSPYSSSSSSCYSPDAALCDMDAYGTVQLRPLHRLPNRDFALYNPRLQGKNLYSYPGLPPRPRANVIGYFSGNDHNVVSTPPNAEVKHTHTSWDLEDMEKYRMQSIRRESRARQKMKGPVMSQYDNMTPAVPDELGGIYVIHLRSKSDPGKTGLLSVAEGKEGRHAAKAVSSEGDDRFYRKHLEPELDRAHHHGGYGNGQSEKPSLPQKQSSLRNRKRHDMGCGLPEHRAPQEVSHRQLCESKNGPPYPQGAGPVEYGSKGIPDMLEPVNYLNSGGKYLATGQESLRLNHKEVRLPKELERSRARQPPAPERHSRDCYQEEEHLTQSAVPPPKPERSHSLKLHHTQSMERDPSVLPQYHTHGRRQGTLTVLSQYDNLEDYHSLPQHQRGGFGGGGMGTHVPPGFAHPQSRTYATALGQGAFLPTELSLQHPETQIHAE